One window of the Halobacteriovorax sp. JY17 genome contains the following:
- a CDS encoding NAD(+)/NADH kinase, with protein MNSKVIKNIGILLKPRNVSEFSTTIPNLTEWLIRRKKNVSFLVKEQSRIETIFQKIPKNVNFIEEEEINGLDLIITLGGDGTIIGVSRKCTKNSPPIFGVNMGRLGFITEFSKIEYFDELANTLKGTFNIAKLQLYRVTVTRRGKDIYKGNFINDVVINKNNISRMFTLTVECDSELIFNVSGDGLIISSPIGSTAYSLAAGGPITHPEVNALLLTPICPHSLNHRPLVIPDTKEIEVKFPVKESHLSLTLDGQEAVDIEKGCIVKISKVKNSYAKIIKNNDRTYFQTLKEKLTHGQRESR; from the coding sequence TTGAATTCAAAAGTAATTAAAAACATTGGTATTCTCCTAAAGCCAAGAAATGTATCAGAGTTTTCAACAACGATACCAAACTTAACTGAATGGCTAATAAGAAGAAAAAAGAATGTATCTTTCCTTGTAAAAGAACAATCACGAATTGAAACAATTTTTCAAAAAATTCCAAAGAACGTCAACTTCATTGAAGAAGAAGAAATTAACGGATTAGATCTCATTATAACCTTAGGTGGTGATGGTACAATAATTGGAGTAAGCCGAAAGTGTACAAAGAATTCACCTCCAATTTTTGGGGTGAATATGGGTAGACTTGGATTCATTACAGAATTTTCAAAAATTGAATACTTTGACGAACTCGCAAATACACTCAAAGGAACATTCAATATTGCCAAACTTCAACTTTATAGAGTTACTGTAACAAGAAGAGGGAAGGATATTTATAAAGGAAATTTTATTAATGATGTTGTTATTAATAAAAATAATATTTCTAGAATGTTCACATTAACAGTAGAGTGTGACTCAGAGTTAATATTTAATGTTTCTGGAGACGGACTTATTATAAGCTCTCCGATAGGGTCCACAGCCTACTCATTAGCTGCAGGAGGGCCAATCACTCATCCTGAAGTTAATGCCTTACTTCTAACCCCTATTTGTCCACATAGTCTTAACCATAGACCGCTAGTTATACCTGATACCAAAGAAATCGAAGTTAAATTTCCTGTTAAAGAAAGTCACTTAAGCCTAACTCTTGATGGTCAGGAAGCTGTAGATATAGAAAAAGGATGTATCGTAAAAATTTCAAAAGTGAAAAATAGCTACGCCAAAATAATTAAAAACAATGACAGAACATACTTCCAAACTTTAAAAGAAAAGCTTACACACGGACAGCGAGAAAGTAGATGA
- a CDS encoding response regulator, whose translation MNILVIEDELLIQKSLKRLLEKKGAEVDVSSTGKEAIEKILSNQYDRVICDLMLQDITGFDIIEESKKKYNIEEIGKVFVIITAYSSPQILEKANSYGCKVLGKPFEDIEDALMVFLKSE comes from the coding sequence ATGAATATTTTAGTAATAGAAGACGAGTTATTAATTCAAAAGTCATTAAAACGCCTGCTTGAAAAGAAAGGCGCTGAAGTTGACGTTTCCTCAACAGGTAAAGAGGCCATTGAAAAAATTCTAAGTAATCAATATGATCGCGTCATCTGTGACTTGATGCTTCAAGATATTACAGGATTTGATATTATCGAAGAGTCGAAAAAGAAGTACAATATTGAAGAAATTGGTAAGGTATTTGTAATCATTACGGCCTACAGCTCTCCACAAATACTAGAGAAAGCTAATTCATATGGATGTAAAGTTCTTGGAAAACCATTTGAGGATATTGAAGATGCCCTAATGGTATTTTTAAAAAGTGAGTAA